One region of Oncorhynchus keta strain PuntledgeMale-10-30-2019 chromosome 24, Oket_V2, whole genome shotgun sequence genomic DNA includes:
- the LOC127911470 gene encoding uncharacterized protein LOC127911470, whose amino-acid sequence MSFKVCQKPVLGLGFDKGVPPLLPSSGSPISALSPEREGSSRYPQEDSEIPPGCPPTTYPPSPLPATHPPSPLPATHPSSALPATHPSSALPATHPSSALPANHPSSLTSTRHPSFLLHTRHPSSLTSTRHPSFLRPTRHPSFLCPTRHPSFLRPTRHPSFLRPTRHPSFLRPTRHPSFLCPTRQPPILPHLYPPPILPPPYPPPILPPPYPPPILPLPYPPTTYPPSPLPATHPSSALPATHPSSALPATHPPTTHPPSPLPATHPSSSLPATHPSSALPANHPSSLTIYPTRHPSFLLPTRHSSFLRPYPPPILPPPYPPPILPPPPPILPPPLPATHPSSPTRHPSFLRPTRHPSFLCPTRQPPPYPPPILPTRHPPPPYPPPILPPPYPPPILPPTRHLPTRHPSFLCPTRQPPILRPTRHPPPPHPPPILPPPYPPPILPPPYPPPILPPPYPPPILPPPYPPPILPPPYPPTTILPPLYPPPILPPPYPPPILPPPYPPPILPPPYPPPILPPPYPPPILPPPYPPPIFPLPYPPTTYPPSPLPATHPSSALPATHPSSSLPATHPSSALPANHLSSLTSTRHPSFLRPTRHPSFLLPTRHPSFLRPTRHPSFLRPYPPPILPPPYPPPILPPPYPPPILLLRHPSFLRPYPPPILPPPPIPYPPPILPPPPSAPATHPSSALSATHPSSALPATHPSSSLPATHPSSALSATHPSSALPTNHPSFFPQLQVSFSPTCKLRPLIEQPCILPPLLPTAHLPPNAYSLRIHIIL is encoded by the coding sequence GAAGATAGTGAGATCCCTCCTGGCTGTCCACCCACCACTTACCCTCCCTCACCTCTACCCGCCACCCATCCTCCCTCACCTCTACCCGCCACCCATCCTTCCTCCGCCCTACCCGCCACCCATCCTTCCTCTGCCCTACCCGCCACCCATCCTTCCTCCGCCCTACCCGCCAACCACCCATCCTCCCTCACCTCTACCCGCCACCCATCCTTCCTCCTCCATACCCGCCACCCATCCTCCCTCACCTCTACCCGCCACCCATCCTTCCTCCGTCCTACCCGCCACCCATCCTTCCTCTGTCCTACCCGCCACCCATCCTTCCTCCGCCCTACCCGCCACCCATCCTTCCTCCGCCCTACCCGCCACCCATCCTTCCTCCGCCCTACCCGCCACCCATCTTTCCTCTGCCCTACCCGCCAACCACCTATCCTCCCTCACCTCTACCCGCCACCCATCCTTCCTCCGCCCTACCCGCCACCCATCCTTCCTCCTCCCTACCCGCCACCCATCCTTCCTCTGCCCTACCCGCCAACCACCTATCCTCCCTCACCCCTACCCGCCACCCATCCTTCCTCCGCCCTACCCGCCACCCATCCTTCCTCCGCCCTACCCGCCACCCACCCGCCAACCACCCATCCTCCCTCACCTCTACCCGCCACCCATCCTTCCTCCTCCCTACCCGCCACCCATCCTTCCTCCGCCCTACCCGCCAACCACCCATCCTCCCTCACCATCTACCCTACCCGCCACCCATCCTTCCTCCTCCCTACCCGCCACTCATCCTTCCTCCGCCCCTACCCGCCACCCATCCTTCCTCCGCCCTACCCGCCACCCATCCTTCCTCCTCCGCCACCCATCCTTCCTCCGCCCCTACCCGCCACCCATCCTTCCTCCCCTACCCGCCACCCATCCTTCCTCCGCCCTACCCGCCACCCATCTTTCCTCTGCCCTACCCGCCAACCACCTCCCTACCCGCCACCCATCCTCCCTACCCGCCACCCACCTCCGCCCTACCCGCCACCCATCCTTCCTCCGCCCTACCCGCCACCCATCCTTCCTCCTACCCGCCACCTCCCTACCCGCCACCCATCCTTCCTCTGCCCTACCCGCCAACCACCTATCCTCCGCCCTACCCGCCACCCACCTCCGCCCCACCCGCCACCCATCCTTCCTCCGCCCTACCCGCCACCCATCCTTCCTCCGCCCTACCCGCCACCCATCCTTCCTCCGCCCTACCCGCCACCCATCCTTCCTCCTCCCTACCCGCCACCCATCCTTCCTCCGCCCTACCCGCCAACcaccatcctccctcccctctacccgCCACCCATCCTTCCTCCTCCCTACCCGCCACCCATCCTTCCTCCGCCCTACCCGCCACCCATCCTTCCTCCGCCCTACCCGCCACCCATCCTTCCTCCGCCCTACCCGCCACCCATCCTTCCTCCGCCCTACCCGCCACCCATCTTTCCTCTGCCCTACCCGCCAACCACCTATCCTCCCTCACCTCTACCCGCCACCCATCCTTCCTCCGCCCTACCCGCCACCCATCCTTCCTCCTCCCTACCCGCCACCCATCCTTCCTCTGCCCTACCCGCCAACCACCTATCCTCCCTCACCTCTACCCGCCACCCATCCTTCCTCCGCCCTACCCGCCACCCATCCTTCCTCCTCCCTACCCGCCACCCATCCTTCCTCCGCCCTACCCGCCACCCATCCTTCCTCCGCCCCTACCCGCCACCCATCCTTCCTCCGCCCTACCCGCCACCCATCCTTCCTCCTCCCTACCCGccacccatcctcctcctccgccaCCCATCCTTCCTCCGCCCCTACCCGCCACCCATCCTTCCCCCGCCACCCATCCCCTACCCGCCACccatccttcctcctcctccctccgccCCCGCCACCCATCCTTCCTCCGCCCTTTCTGCCACCCATCCTTCCTCCGCCCTACCTGCCACCCATCCTTCCTCCTCCCTACCCGCCACCCATCCTTCCTCCGCCCTTTCTGCCACCCATCCTTCCTCCGCCCTACCCACCAACCACCCATCCTTCTTCCCACAATTACAAGTTTCTTTCTCCCCCACCTGCAAACTTAGACCATTGATTGAGCAACCCTGCATcctgccccccctcctccccactgcCCACCTTCCCCCAAATGCTTACTCTTTAAGGATACATATCATTCTATAG